The DNA region GCTCCGGAAATAATCCGGCGAACACCAGCAGAGCCCAAAAGCGGTGAATCCGGGTTCATTGCCAGAAAATATACGGGATTGACCGGGAATGGACGTACCGAAACCTGCGGTAATTTCTGATAGTATATTACGTCCTGCTGGTGCTGTACCTGACTGAGGATATTACGCTCCTGAAGAAGAGAATCGCTGACTTCCAGTGAGCGGGGATAGATTTGCAATTGTTCTATATATGGGTACCCTCTATAATAATAAGGATTTCGTGCCAGTGTGACCGGAGTTGTTTCTCGTGCACCAGGTTCCTGAGCCCGAAGGACTGAAAAAAGATTCCATCCGTCGGTTTCCATGGGAAGGTTTTGTCCGGTCGCCTCTGCTGCCTGCTCCGGAAAGTCGGTGATACGAAACGGGCCTGTCCCGACTGGAATGCCGGACTCTACCGTTTTATTGATTCGGAACGTATGATGAGTCAAATGTTCGATAAAGTACGGTTGGGGTTCACTGAGTCGGATACGCAGTGTATGTTGGTCGACAACTTCTATCCCGGAGATGGTATCGGTTTCCCCGCTCAGGAATTCCGGTACGCCGGCAATCATCTGCCACAGCCATTGGTCTGAACACTTGCCGGTTCGGCACTCTTGCCACCGTCTTTCCCAACTTCGTTTGATGTCGCCCGCTGTGAGTGGCGTTCCCTCAGAGAACCGAACGTCCCGCCGGAGATGGATATCCCAGGCAGTCCAGCCACCCAGATGTTCCGAATCTCTCGCCACTAAAGGCCGCACTCGCCGGTCATCTCCGATGGTAAATAACGTCTCCGAAATGTTCCGGGCAAGGTTCGCCGAGATCCGGCCGGCCGGCTCCTCGGTAATTTCTTCGGGTGTGACCAGCGCTATCCGAGAGGAATAGTCCGGCAGTACTGGCGCCTTGTAGTTCACCGATGCACTCCAGCGAATCTTGTCCGCCGGAATGAACTGAAACTGCCCCCTTTGGGATACCCGGTTCTGAGACGCCAGACTCACAATAAAGCCCTTCGTATCCCAGAGCCGGGCTCCGGTCAGGGCGGTAACCGGTGCAGGAAACTCCGGCGATTGTCCCCGAAGGCTCAGCGCCCGCTCCTCGACGTTGAACATTACAAACGAACGGGCATCTTCAGTCAGCACGCCGAGTTGACGATTACCCAACCGATAAATACGTATACCCCACGCCCGCTCACTTTTCCAGAGATGGGTTTGTCCGTTTGAGTCCAGCAGATGCAGGTATCCGGCAGCATCGAGGAGGACCGTGCGATTTACAGACGGAAACCGGCGGAGACTTCTGAATTCACCTGGTGTAAAATGATCATTTGCAAAAAGATCCTGCCCGGAAACCGAATGCCACGAGGCCACTGACCAGGGGGCTTGCCCTGCATTTTCCGCCGGGCGGATTCTGATGTCCGAGGATTGAATAGATATAATATTTGCCGATTCGAGCGTTGAGGTAATAACACTAATATCGGTGATTGCGGAATCTTTAGACAAAACCCACGTGGCAGCCCCGGCAGAACGCAGACTGTGAAATGTTTCGCTGGGAAACTCGTGGTGATACAAGCGTTTGATATCGGCATCTATCCGATATATGTCCACGGAATCGGCAAAAAGAGTCACCAACATACCTGAATCCCGGATTCGGTCTCCCAACCATACAAGATCGAGGACCTTGCCCCGTACCCCCGGCCCCACAGTTTTCCAGACCTGTAAGGGCGTTTGCGGCGTACGGAGCGAATCCCCGGCGCTGGCAAATTCTCTGGTATCCACCGGGAGCACAACGATGCTCCCATCATGGTTCAGTAAGACCATCTCCCGTTCGGTTGAGTCCGCGACCTGTAAGTATTCGATGAGTGCCTGTCGGAATTGTTGCCGTTGCTCAGTATATAGCGCCGGCGACTCTTGGGGGGAGAGGGCTAAGAGGCTGTCGGTGGCTTGGCTGAGGGCTTTCCGTTTTTCCATCTGGAGTCGAGTGCGATAGTCTTCAGCCGGCGAGCGTTCTCCCGCTGGCTGCCAAAACGTACATCCGCTCAATCCAACCAGCAGAATAAGCAGAACCGGGATGATCCGTTTATTTATCCAAGGGACGTTCATAGGGTATAATGTATACTTTTGGACACATCTTCGTGTGATGAAAAACACAGCCAGCCAGTTACCCGGTTTACAGGGTTCCGCGTTTCTGGTGTGTACGGGATTACACATTGTAAAGTATTGTTGTCTATAATTGCAACCCCACTGAAAACAGTTAAAGCGTTAATAATAAACAATTTACGTCCTTCCAAGAATTGCTGGTACAGTTATTGAAAGAATAAGTGTAGGTAACGATACAGTCAATACAAAAGCGATCGAAACGAGAATTTAAATGGGCAATGCACGGCTGAGTCAATATCTGATGGTGAGCAGTATTCTCTGTGTGGGGCTATTAGCTGGGTGTTCAGGAGTTCCGGTCCCGTCAGATTTTATGCCAGCCGTGATCCAGGGACAAATTATCAGTACTAGCGAAGGAGGCGTTTCTCACTCCGGCGTTGCCGAAGTGGAAATCGTTTTGCTCCGGTATGATGCCCAGGGAAATATCCATCGCGGGGAAGCCGATCGCATTTTGACTGCCCGGGATGGCACTTTTCGCGTGAAAACAAATTCAACCGGGATTTCCGGACTCGTGGTGTGGGGGGAAAAGAACGGCCGCGATTGGAAAACGGTAATCCCGGTAACACTCGAACCCGGTACAATCCATACCACTGGTCCGATAACTAAACAAACGACAATTGCGACAGATATATACCTGAAGCGAAAATATGGGGGACAGTCGGCAGTGACCTTTGCGCAAGTGTTAGAAAATATCCGAACCGAAGCGGAGGTTGCGCCAGTGATCCCCGAAACGGTCCGGGATTTGACACTTGCCGGAATACCTGATAATTCCAGAGAAGCCCGGGCCACGGAACCAGCCGCCAAATCGGATGTGACTAGCAATGTGCAGCATAGCAATATGCAGCAAGATATGGATGAAATCCGGCAACTGGCAGACCAGTATTCAGGAGAGCCGCAGGAAACCTCCCCTATTCGAAACCTGAACGATGACACAATAGATATTACAACTATTCCGGAAACAATGACTCTTGTCACTGCAAATCAGAGGTAATCTATGAAAAAAGTGCTCGTATCTGTGTTGATGTACTCACTGGGATTGGGATTGCTGATACTGGCACATTCGGGTTCAACAACTGAAGCCATTGATGGTCGGTCTGATGCACCACCGCTCTTGAGTACGAGGGTTACCCAGTCGGAGGCGACCGATCAATCAACCGAGCAGGCCTATATTCTGTCAGGATTACCGACGGAAAGGTACACAAAATTGTCGCCGGCACTGATCCCGATGGATCAAAATAGATTTTTAAATGCTCTGGCGCGGGCCCAAAGTATCAGGATTAATCACGGAGGGCAGACAGGATATACTTTGAACGGGCATAATATGTTGCATTATGAACTGAGGAGCTTTCCGGAGGCCCAAAATCCGGAGAGCGACCTGAACGAACCTTCGATCCGGAGGTAACGTCTGCGAACTGTTGACTCATTGCTGGTCGGTTACCACATCAGGTGCCGACCAGCAATGCCTCCGTATACTTATCAAAACCATTTTAACCTATGCAAGAGAGACATAGAATGAAGCAGCTGGCAATACGATTAATAATAACAGGTGTATTGCTGTTTGGAACAGTTTTTTTACTCCAGTGCAGTGACCAACCCATGAATAATATATTGAAGAGCGAATGGAGCTACGCACATCCTGTCCAAACGGATAGCCCGAAATTACCGGAAGTTTCCGAGGGTGATCAGGTCATGATAAGCTATTCGGTCCACCCACCAACCCAGATGGATTATGTGTTGACCAAAGACCGTAAACTCCAGTTTACGGTTGGCGAAGAACATTACCTGCGGGAGTTTGATAAGGTGATCCGGAGGATGCAGGTTGGTGATAAGGCGCAGATTCGGTTGTCCGGAGATAAGATATTCGGATCACGGAGTGAAAACCTGGTGATCCCGTTTTCAAAAGAAGCATTGCCCGAAGGAACCACTATAGAGAAGGACAGAGTCGTTTGGTTCCGGGCGCCTGATGGCAAAATGTCTCCCCATCGAATTGTCGGTTTGAAAGACGATCACGTACTGCTGGACATGAACC from Candidatus Neomarinimicrobiota bacterium includes:
- a CDS encoding FKBP-type peptidyl-prolyl cis-trans isomerase, which translates into the protein MNNILKSEWSYAHPVQTDSPKLPEVSEGDQVMISYSVHPPTQMDYVLTKDRKLQFTVGEEHYLREFDKVIRRMQVGDKAQIRLSGDKIFGSRSENLVIPFSKEALPEGTTIEKDRVVWFRAPDGKMSPHRIVGLKDDHVLLDMNHPYAEETVIVQVQLLDILS